The Carassius auratus strain Wakin unplaced genomic scaffold, ASM336829v1 scaf_tig00217197, whole genome shotgun sequence nucleotide sequence GCATTAATACTGCACTGTCCTGCCTTTTCACTCTTTTATTGTGCCACTGAACCAGTGTTGTGTGGCTTACATCCACCAGCTGCAGGGTGGTCTGCTGCATAACAGCAGCATTGGCCAGAATGCGCTGCCTGATTTTCTTGTAGTCCTCCAAGATGAGGACCCACCTGGACACTGTGCTTGTCCCCTTCTTTTTTGGGCTTTTATGGATGGCACAGAGCTTAACAAAAATGGTCTCTATCAAGCGACAACAATCTGGCCACTGGGCAAGTGGTGCTGTGGTGGTGAGTGCGTGCCTCTTCACACTTTCCACCCCTGGAGTGAACTCCTGCCTCTTTTTGGGGGACCTGAACCTCCCTGTGTCCAGCCTGCTCTGGTGTCTGGCAGCAAACACCACCCTTTGCTTATCAAAATCAAGCAGGTTCTGCCAAAGAGCAACTATATTGCTCACCTACATAGAGAGAACAGATAATACATGGCATATGAGAAAACAAAACATGTGCAAGTGTTAACATATAACAGGTCAAGGAGGGAAAGTAGAGAAACTTGAATGTTCCATACCTGCTGGTTGGTGAGGACGAGAGAGGGCTGGTCCCTAAGCTCCACCAGATACTCTGCTAGGCTGTCGACTCTGTCCATGCCTGGCAGACCAACACTATCCAAAGCCTGAAAAAATAcaagcaaaacaaaatcaaaaatcaaaatgtGCAACATT carries:
- the LOC113100149 gene encoding uncharacterized protein LOC113100149, which gives rise to MDRVDSLAEYLVELRDQPSLVLTNQQVSNIVALWQNLLDFDKQRVVFAARHQSRLDTGRFRSPKKRQEFTPGVESVKRHALTTTAPLAQWPDCCRLIETIFVKLCAIHKSPKKKGTSTVSRWVLILEDYKKIRQRILANAAVMQQTTLQLVDVSHTTLVQWHNKRVKRQDSAVLMQGLQLPSRLSVAADPLLPANVRPRLHPPNRPSSPIPPAQ